In a single window of the Caloenas nicobarica isolate bCalNic1 chromosome 8, bCalNic1.hap1, whole genome shotgun sequence genome:
- the NMD3 gene encoding 60S ribosomal export protein NMD3, which produces MEYMTGPVTSTQGNILCCQCGVAIPPNPANMCVGCLRAQVDITEGIPKQSTLHFCKQCQRYLQPPGTWIQCTLESRELLALCLKKIKASLSKVRLIDAGFIWTEPHSKRLKLKLTVQKEVINGAVLQQVFVVEYMVQSQMCEDCHRIEAKDFWKAVVQVRQKTLHKKTFYYLEQLILKHRLHQNTLRIKEIHDGLDFYYSSKQQAQKMVDFLQCTVPSRSKSSQRLISHDIHSNVYNYKSTFSVEIVPICKDNVVCLSPKLAQSLGNMSQICVCIRVTSTVHLIDPSTLQIAEIDGNTYWRHPFNSLFHPKQLEEFIIMDINRVQEKKKVAGAGARSNKHTLAEAWVRKTSELDTDHQYFCCTHLGHILNPGDLVLGFDLANCNLNDEFANKMNPHEIPDVVLIKKSYDRTKRQRRRNWKLRELERDREGADTDDERQYQDFLEDLEEDEAIRKNVNIYRNADIPVESDTDDDGAPRISLAEMLEDLHISEDATGGEGANMMTE; this is translated from the exons ATGGAGTACATGACGGGGCCGGTAACCTCCACCCAGGGCAACAT CCTGTGCTGCCAGTGCGGCGTGGCCATCCCGCCCAACCCGGCCAACATGTGCGTGGGCTGCCTGCGGGCACAGGTGGACATCACCGAGGGCATCCCCAAGCAGAGCACCCTCCACTTCTGCAAGCAGTGCCAAAG GTACCTCCAGCCCCCGGGAACCTGGATTCAGTGCACCTTGGAATCGAGAGAACTGCTCGCTTTGTGTCTTAAAAAGATCAAAGCTTCGCTGAGCAAG GTCCGGCTGATCGATGCAGGTTTTATTTGGACCGAACCACATTCGAAGAGGCTGAAGCTCAAACTAACTGTTCAGAAAGAG GTGATAAATGGAGCCGTTCTTCAGCAGGTGTTTGTGGTGGAATACATGGTTCAGTCTCAAATGTGTGAAGACTGTCACAGGATTGAAGCGAAGGATTTCTGGAAAGCTGTAGTGCAAGTCAGACAAAAG ACTCTGCACAAGAAGACTTTCTACTATTTGGAGCAGctgattttaaaacacaggCTCCATCAAAATACACTTCGCATCAAAGAAATCCACG atGGCCtggatttttattattcttcaaAGCAACAGGCCCAGAAGATGGTTGACTTTCTTCAGTGTACAGTTCCATCTAG ATCAAAATCATCCCAACGTTTGATCTCGCACGATATTCATAGTAATGTCTACAATTACAAAAGCACTTTCTCAGTGGAAATTGTTCCCATCTGCAAG gACAACGTTGTGTGTCTGTCGCCAAAACTGGCGCAGAGTCTTGGGAACATGAGCCAGATCTGCGTGTGCATTCGAGTGACAAGCACCGTCCACCTCATCGACCCCAGCACTCTGCAGA ttgcTGAAATTGATGGCAATACCTACTGGCGCCACCCTTTCAATAGCTTGTTCCACCCAAAACAGCTCGAGGAGTTTATCATTATGGATATCAATAGggttcaagaaaagaaaaaagttgcagGTGCAGGGGCAAGATCCAACAAG CACACGCTGGCTGAAGCCTGGGTACGGAAAACCTCGGAGCTGGACACGGATCATCagtatttctgctgcactcactTGGGACACATCCTGAATCCTGGCGACCTTGTCCTGGG atTCGACTTGGCGAACTGCAACTTAAATGATGAGTTTGCCAATAAGATGAACCCTCACGAGATTCCTGATGTG GTATTAATAAAGAAGAGCTACGACCGCACCAAACGCCAGCGGCGCAGGAACTggaagctgagagagctggaaagGGACAGAGAAGGCGCAGACACGGACGATGAAAG ACAATACCAAGACTTCCTTGAAGATCTGGAGGAAGACGAAGCCATAAGGAAGAACGTCAACATTTACAGAA ATGCAGATATTCCAGTGGAGAGCGACACAGACGATGATGGTGCTCCGCGCATCAGCCTGGCTGAGATGCTGGAGGATCTTCATATTTCCGAGGATGCCACTGGCGGGGAGGGAGCAAATATGATGACAGAATAA
- the LOC135991568 gene encoding LOW QUALITY PROTEIN: F-box/LRR-repeat protein 12-like (The sequence of the model RefSeq protein was modified relative to this genomic sequence to represent the inferred CDS: inserted 1 base in 1 codon) produces MAPAELPSLPEPVLLRVLELLPPRDRLQAARWDPRDPPAPSGPGSGADRGPLXRRVCRRWRRLALDRAVWRHVDVRAQRLSSRALWQLLRRRLQDSLRSLGLRGGLGSGTRRRLLSPALLAALGTRCPQLHRLALAETDLRAIPYESIPASLAALELNRCEIPSAWFCGSASGALPQLQHLVICNVPAFSDRHLLNVSSQSRLKTLSLTGTYRLTDAGIQRAAPHLEQLERLVLHSCGVGDSAVGSIGCHMKRLRFLEIGDAEFLTNAGLAHLTTLQHLETLGLDLGDKISLGAVIALCQELPQLRNLRLGGTRFEDEVTDKIRASLPLCSITHTP; encoded by the exons ATGGCGCCGGCGGAGCTGCCTTCGCTGCCCGAGCCGGTGCTGCTGCGggtcctggagctgctgccgccGCGGGACCGGCTGCAGGCGGCCAGGTgggacccccgggacccccccgccccgagcggCCCCGGCAGCGGCGCTGATCGCGGCCCCC CCCGCAGGGTCTgccggcggtggcggcggctgGCGCTGGACCGGGCCGTGTGGAGACACGTGGATGTGAGGGCGCAGCGG ctcagctcccgGGCCCTGTGGCAGCTGCTGCGGCGGCGGCTCCAGGACTCGCTGCGGTCactggggctgcggggcggcctGGGCTCCGGCACCCGGCGGCGGCTCCTGTCCCCGGCGCTGCTGGCCGCCCTGGGGACGCGCTGTCCCCAGCTCCACCGCCTGGCCCTGGCCGAGACCGACCTCCGCGCCATCCCCTATGAGAGCATCCCCGCTTCCCTCGCGGCGCTGGAGCTGAACCGCTGCGAGATCCCCAGCGCCTGGTTCTGCGGCTCAGCCTCGGGGGCCCTGCCCCAGCTTCAGCACCTCGTTATCTGCAACGTCCCGGCCTTTTCCGATCGCCACCTGCTGAACGTGTCCTCCCAGAGCCGCCTGAAGACGCTGAGCCTTACTGGCACCTACCGCCTGACGGACGCGGGGATCCAGCGAGCGGCTCCACatctggagcagctggagcgcTTGGTGCTGCACAGCTGTGGCGTCGGTGACTCCGCCGTGGGTTCCATCGGGTGCCACATGAAACGGCTACGGTTCCTGGAGATCGGTGATGCCGAGTTCCTGACGAATGCGGGTCTGGCTCATTTAACGACCCTGCAGCACCTGGAGACGCTGGGCCTTGACCTCGGTGATAAAATTTCTCTTGGTGCCGTTATTGCTTTGTGccaagagctgccccagctgaGGAACCTCAGATTAGGTGGAACTCGCTTCGAAGATGAAGTAACAGATAAAATTCGGGCGAGTTTGCCTCTCTGTAGCATTACACACACTCCCTGA